From the Deltaproteobacteria bacterium genome, one window contains:
- a CDS encoding dihydrofolate reductase, producing the protein MLKDFGDLTISHVVAAAEGGVIGRSGELPWHIPEDFKIFKQVTMGKIMVMGRKTFESIGRPLPGRLSIVITRDPGWSAPAGVHVCQSVEEALALCQQLKTQWGSEVCIIGGGQIFASTFSVVDKIYYTAVHLRIANGDTFYPEITPEVFQLTHEQPSTGDVPFTWRIYTQCNRG; encoded by the coding sequence ATGCTCAAAGATTTTGGGGACTTAACCATCAGCCACGTGGTCGCTGCGGCCGAAGGCGGCGTCATCGGCCGCTCGGGGGAATTGCCTTGGCATATTCCTGAAGACTTCAAGATATTCAAGCAAGTTACCATGGGCAAAATCATGGTCATGGGCCGAAAGACCTTCGAATCCATCGGACGCCCTCTACCCGGCCGCCTCAGTATCGTGATCACAAGAGATCCAGGCTGGTCCGCCCCTGCCGGTGTCCATGTGTGCCAGTCGGTTGAAGAGGCCCTCGCCCTCTGCCAGCAACTCAAGACCCAATGGGGCAGCGAAGTCTGCATTATCGGCGGCGGCCAGATTTTTGCCTCAACATTCAGCGTTGTGGACAAAATTTACTACACTGCCGTCCATCTACGAATCGCCAATGGAGACACCTTCTACCCGGAAATAACGCCCGAGGTATTCCAGCTTACCCACGAACAGCCAAGCACCGGTGACGTCCCTTTTACGTGGCGCATTTACACCCAGTGTAATAGGGGATAA